The segment TAGTCGCGAACTGGTCGACGATCGCACCGGCGTATCGAATCACCACCGTAGAGCGTTCGACGCGAACTTGAAAGCGGTTCGCGCGTCGAGCGCGCAGCGCTGGAGCGTCGGGGATCGGGTGGGTTCGTGCTCTGTCCCCAACAGCCTGCTTTTAAAAGAGGAATCTCCTAGAGATAAAAGCAACAGTAATAGGTCCTGTGGAAGCTGTGGATGACGGCCGCTCGGTGCAGGTGGCGGGCCCGGGAGGGGTGTGTGCAGCCTGTGGAACAAGCCCGGGGTGATCGGGCGGGGTTGTGGATAACAACCTGATTGTGGAGTGGACAGCCGGTTGACCGGAGGTTTCTCCCAGGTTGTGCACAGCGGTATCCACACGGATTTTGTGTGACGAACGGTGCGAACGGGACACAAGTTTTTCGCAAAGATTGTCGCCGGAACGACTCGAGAACGTCGCTCAGCGCTTGGAGCGCTGGCGGATCCGGGTGGTGAGTTCCTTGACGTGATCGAAGATCTCGCGCCGCTCGGCCATTCCGTCGCGGATCTTGCGTTCGGCGTACATCACCGTGGTGTGGTCGCGGCCGAACGCCTCACCGATACGGGGCAGGGATAGATCGGTGAGCTCGCGGCACAGATACATGGCGATCTGGCGGGATTGTGCGAGGGCCCGGGTCTTACCGGGGCCGCGGAGCTCTTCGATGGTGGTCTCGAAGTACTCGGCGGTGGCGGCCATGATGGTCGCGGTACTGATCTGCATGGTGCTGGAGTCGGAGATGAGATCGCGGAGCACGATCTCGGCCAGCGATTTGTCGATCGCGGTCTTGCTCAGGGACGCGAACGCGGTGACCCGGATCAGGGCGCCCTCGAGCTCACGGATATTGCGTTCGATGCGGCTGGCGATCAGCTCGAGAACGTCATCGGGCACGTCGAGACGGTCCATCTGCGCCTTCTTGCGCAGAATGGCGATGCGGGTCTCCAGCTCCGGGGGTTGGACATCGGTGATCAGACCCCACTCGAAACGGGTGCGCAGCCGGTCCTCGAGCGTGGCCAGCTGTTTGGGGGAGCGGTCCGAGGAGATGACGATCTGCTTGTTGGCGTTGTGCAGCGTGTTGAAGGTGTGGAAGAACTCTTCCTGGATACCGTCCTTGCCTTCGATGAACTGAATGTCATCGACGAGCAGGATGTCGACATCGCGGTAACTGCGTTTGAAGGAGGCCTTGCGGTCGTCACGCAACGAGTTGATGAAGTCGTTGGTGAATTCCTCTGTGGAGACGTATTTCACGCGCATGCCGGGAAAGAGGCGTTGCGCATAGTTTCCGGCGGCATGGAGCAAATGGGTTTTGCCGAGGCCGGATTCACCCCAGATGAACAGCGGATTGTAGGCCCGCGCGGGCGCCTCTGAGATGGCCAGTGTGGCGGCATGGGCGAACCGGTTGGACGCACCGATGACGAACGTCTCGAAGGTGTAGCGCCGGTTGAGGCTGACGGCGTTGGCTTCCGGCGGCGCCGGCTGGGCCCGATTGAAGTACGTCGGCCAACTTGCCTCGGCGCTGGCCAGTGCTTCGCCGTCCTCGTCGACCTCTTCGGTATCGGGTGCCGACGGGTATTCGGGCTCGGAGTCGGTCTCGGGCTCGGCGGCATCCTCGGGACCGGGTGTGGCGATTCGAACGCCGAGCTCGATGCGTTGGCCGAGCTGTCGGCTCAGTGCGCTGACGATCGGTTCGCGGAGGCGTTCGATCTCGTTCTGGACGAAGGCCGAGGGCACCGACAGCAGTGCGAATCCCTCGGTGATGACCAGAGGTTTGACGAGTTTGAGCCAGGCTCGCTGCTGGGCGGTGAGAAGTTGCTCACGCGGGCCGCCGTTGACGGTCTCTCCGAACGGGGTTTCCCCGTTGAGTTCGGAAACGACCTTGTTCCAGACCGTGACGAAAGAAGAATCCGGGTCCGCGGTCAACGACGCCTACCCCCTAACGGCTTCCTCGGGATGTCCCGGG is part of the Mycobacterium adipatum genome and harbors:
- the dnaA gene encoding chromosomal replication initiator protein DnaA, which produces MTADPDSSFVTVWNKVVSELNGETPFGETVNGGPREQLLTAQQRAWLKLVKPLVITEGFALLSVPSAFVQNEIERLREPIVSALSRQLGQRIELGVRIATPGPEDAAEPETDSEPEYPSAPDTEEVDEDGEALASAEASWPTYFNRAQPAPPEANAVSLNRRYTFETFVIGASNRFAHAATLAISEAPARAYNPLFIWGESGLGKTHLLHAAGNYAQRLFPGMRVKYVSTEEFTNDFINSLRDDRKASFKRSYRDVDILLVDDIQFIEGKDGIQEEFFHTFNTLHNANKQIVISSDRSPKQLATLEDRLRTRFEWGLITDVQPPELETRIAILRKKAQMDRLDVPDDVLELIASRIERNIRELEGALIRVTAFASLSKTAIDKSLAEIVLRDLISDSSTMQISTATIMAATAEYFETTIEELRGPGKTRALAQSRQIAMYLCRELTDLSLPRIGEAFGRDHTTVMYAERKIRDGMAERREIFDHVKELTTRIRQRSKR